A genomic window from Cyprinus carpio isolate SPL01 chromosome B9, ASM1834038v1, whole genome shotgun sequence includes:
- the LOC109096562 gene encoding C-X-C chemokine receptor type 4-B-like — protein sequence MDFYDHIILDNSSDSGSGDFDFDEFCDLSVGNDFQKIFLPIVYGIIFVLGIIGNGLVVLVMGFQKKSKNMTDKYRLHLSIADLLFVLTLPFWAVDAASGWLFGEFLCVTVNMIYTLNLYSSVLILAFISLDRYLAVVRATNSQNFRRLLAEKVIYLGVWLPATLLTVPDLVFAKVHNTGMNTICELTYPQQANIVWKAAFRFQHIIVGFLLPGLIILTCYCIIISKLSKNSKGQALKKKALKTTVILILCFFICWLPYCAGILVDALVMLNVISHSCFLEQGLEKWIFFTEALAYFHCCLNPILYAFLGVRFSKSARKALSISSRSSHKMLTKKRGPISSVSTESESSSVLSS from the exons ATGGACTTTTACGAT CACATCATTTTAGACAACAGCTCAGACTCAGGGTCTGGAGACTTTGACTTTGATGAATTCTGTGACCTGTCGGTCGGCAACGACTTCCAGAAGATCTTCCTTCCTATCGTATATGGGATTATATTTGTCCTGGGAATCATTGGCAATGGACTTGTTGTTCTTGTGATGGGCTTCCAAAAGAAGTCAAAGAACATGACAGACAAATACAGGTTGCATCTCTCCATCGCCGACCTCCTTTTTGTCCTCACGTTACCCTTTTGGGCTGTGGATGCGGCTAGCGGATGGCTTTTTGGGGAATTCCTGTGCGTCACTGTCAATATGATCTACACTCTGAATCTCTACAGCAGCGTGCTGATTCTGGCCTTCATCAGCCTGGATAGATACCTAGCGGTCGTCCGTGCCACAAACAGCCAGAACTTTAGGAGGTTGCTCGCAGAAAAGGTGATCTATCTTGGAGTTTGGCTTCCAGCGACCCTCCTCACCGTGCCCGATCTGGTGTTCGCCAAAGTCCACAACACGGGCATGAATACGATCTGCGAGCTCACCTACCCACAGCAAGCGAACATAGTATGGAAAGCCGCTTTCCGTTTCCAGCACATCATCGTTGGCTTTTTGCTGCCTGGTCTGATCATTCTGACCTGTTACTGTATCATCATCTCAAAACTGTCCAAGAACTCCAAAGGTCAGGCCCTGAAGAAGAAGGCGCTGAAGACAACTGTCATCCTCATCCTCTGCTTTTTCATCTGCTGGTTGCCTTACTGTGCCGGCATCCTGGTGGACGCTCTGGTGATGTTGAATGTCATATCTCACAGCTGTTTCCTGGAGCAGGGTCTGGAGAAATGGATCTTCTTTACTGAGGCGCTTGCGTATTTCCACTGCTGTCTCAACCCCATCCTTTATGCTTTCCTGGGAGTCAGATTCAGTAAATCCGCCCGTAAGGCTCTGAGCATCAGCAGTAGATCAAGTCACAAGATGCTGACCAAGAAAAGAGGTCCTATATCATCGGTATCTACCGAGTCAGAGTCATCTAGTGTCCTGTCGAGTTAA